In one window of Candidatus Omnitrophota bacterium DNA:
- a CDS encoding radical SAM protein: MNFDRREIARRLILRLKGIEVGRALIGPATVQIHVTDLCNLRCQYCYYYGPGTEHRPTGKNHLSFDMFSAVVRDCANLQVDRIYLSGQGDPTLHPRFYEMLDYLQQYPLSVTIYSNGTFPLERCRDILKADHIVINLGEADRESYLALQGQDLFMKVIKNIRELARLRPKINPNFYIEVNFIANRLNASSESKTEQLVNKLGVDHVRKTVAEISEHNDHIRLPGHPDKVALDDEWPPCYHGWFFSSIKLNGDVNVCCFMQRLTIGNAYKTSFKEVWQSKAYEQVRVSALAGNPFRNYHECINCRLAWRNKEIEAQMERYHGIQKA; this comes from the coding sequence ATGAATTTTGATCGCCGGGAAATAGCGCGCAGATTAATTTTGCGTTTAAAGGGTATTGAGGTTGGGCGGGCGTTGATAGGCCCGGCTACTGTTCAGATTCATGTAACAGATTTGTGCAACCTCAGGTGTCAGTATTGTTATTATTATGGCCCCGGGACCGAACATCGCCCGACAGGTAAAAACCATTTGTCATTCGATATGTTTTCAGCGGTTGTGCGCGATTGCGCCAATCTACAAGTTGACAGGATTTATTTATCAGGACAGGGCGATCCGACGCTCCACCCACGTTTTTACGAGATGTTGGATTATCTTCAACAATACCCCTTGTCCGTGACGATCTATTCCAACGGGACATTCCCTTTGGAGCGGTGCCGGGATATTTTGAAAGCGGATCATATTGTAATTAATCTTGGGGAAGCTGATCGGGAATCTTACCTCGCCTTGCAGGGCCAGGATCTTTTCATGAAGGTCATTAAGAATATAAGGGAATTGGCCCGGCTGAGACCAAAGATAAATCCTAATTTTTATATTGAAGTGAATTTTATCGCCAATCGATTAAATGCATCAAGCGAGTCAAAGACTGAGCAGCTTGTTAATAAGCTCGGGGTAGATCATGTCCGTAAAACTGTGGCTGAAATAAGTGAGCATAATGACCACATCAGATTGCCAGGTCACCCCGATAAGGTGGCGCTTGATGATGAGTGGCCTCCTTGTTATCATGGGTGGTTTTTTAGTTCAATCAAGCTGAATGGCGACGTGAATGTTTGCTGTTTTATGCAACGGCTTACAATAGGGAATGCCTACAAAACATCATTTAAAGAGGTGTGGCAATCTAAGGCTTATGAGCAGGTGCGCGTTTCGGCCTTGGCTGGGAATCCCTTTCGAAATTATCACGAATGCATCAATTGTCGTTTGGCTTGGCGAAATAAAGAGATCGAAGCGCAAATGGAAAGGTACCATGGGATACAAAAGGCATGA
- a CDS encoding radical SAM protein gives MFLDQRELRRRLVLRLKGVEAGQALIGPAQVVLFLTNRCNLACKFCQFHAPGSAQSPSGTIHLPLDRFAKVVHDCIDLQVDKIFLSGDGEPTLNPHFYTMLRYLQQCPMSVVFFSNGTFPLGRCRDILMADGIIINLGEGGRTPYQELTGNGPFLRVIKNIRELARLRPQFNPDFRIEVVFVETSLNAKGFLRTEKLAFKLGADFVRKAAFKVSKHNQHIKLHAENTVVDKWSPCYHGWFDSAIRLNGDVKVCCYTDELTIGNAYETSFKDVWESEAYLRVRISALTGDTFRDFHTCRNCLLIRRNKKIAAQMKIYHGVRTPI, from the coding sequence ATGTTTCTTGATCAGCGCGAACTAAGGCGTAGATTGGTGTTGCGATTAAAAGGTGTTGAGGCTGGGCAAGCATTGATTGGCCCTGCCCAGGTCGTGCTCTTCTTGACGAACCGGTGTAACCTCGCCTGCAAGTTTTGTCAGTTTCACGCCCCTGGCAGTGCCCAGAGCCCAAGCGGTACAATTCATTTGCCGCTTGATCGATTTGCCAAAGTTGTCCACGATTGCATTGATTTGCAAGTCGATAAAATCTTTCTGTCGGGCGATGGCGAGCCGACGCTAAATCCGCATTTTTATACAATGTTGCGTTATCTTCAGCAGTGTCCGATGTCAGTGGTCTTTTTTTCCAACGGGACGTTCCCATTGGGACGTTGTCGAGATATCTTGATGGCCGATGGCATAATAATTAATCTGGGGGAAGGGGGCCGGACCCCTTACCAAGAGTTGACGGGCAATGGCCCTTTTTTAAGGGTCATAAAAAATATCAGGGAATTAGCGAGGCTAAGGCCTCAGTTTAATCCGGACTTTAGAATTGAAGTAGTTTTCGTCGAGACCAGCTTGAATGCGAAGGGTTTCTTGAGAACAGAGAAACTTGCTTTTAAGCTTGGGGCCGATTTTGTGCGTAAGGCGGCGTTTAAAGTCAGCAAACATAATCAACATATAAAATTGCATGCAGAAAACACTGTTGTCGATAAATGGTCGCCATGCTACCATGGGTGGTTTGATAGCGCGATAAGACTTAACGGAGATGTGAAAGTTTGCTGTTACACGGACGAGTTGACGATTGGGAATGCCTATGAGACATCTTTTAAGGATGTTTGGGAATCGGAGGCATACTTACGCGTGCGTATCTCAGCATTGACAGGCGATACATTTAGGGATTTCCACACATGCAGGAATTGCCTCCTTATTCGACGTAATAAAAAGATCGCCGCCCAAATGAAAATATATCATGGGGTCCGCACGCCAATATAG
- a CDS encoding radical SAM protein, protein MLRAKSALLGRPLIGPKSVNIHAIQACDRKCAFCWYFSPLISSPPKRVMLDYKVLEGVIEDCHEIGVDEINLEGGEIVLYPFAEQAFRKVKELGMKLRAYSHLDFDSKHLQYLCLADRLIVNLSAMTEESYRRIHGKASGSLENLLKHLDRLLVSRRKYGKPKIVLTFIVYDHNYKEMPAFLDLAQQRGVDRVYIRFFKATEEMKELVFSNDSLSALREIVETALGVGYTFEHNLENLRNIVVHGHQLENIVALKPTPMNNDRLLVYDATGGEKVHCQVGWFYSYIDENGQVVAPCDGVGVCVAGNVNERRYKAIWFDNDYLHNTLREASAGIHACSSKWRECRHCSYVPVNKFLNEKVVRARGSEKT, encoded by the coding sequence ATGTTACGGGCAAAAAGCGCGTTGCTGGGACGGCCCTTGATCGGGCCTAAATCTGTGAATATTCATGCCATTCAGGCATGCGACCGCAAATGTGCATTTTGTTGGTATTTTTCTCCGCTAATCTCGTCCCCGCCGAAACGAGTCATGCTCGATTACAAAGTGCTTGAGGGTGTGATTGAAGATTGCCATGAGATCGGCGTTGATGAAATCAATCTTGAGGGAGGGGAGATCGTCCTTTATCCTTTTGCGGAGCAGGCTTTCCGCAAGGTGAAGGAGCTGGGAATGAAATTAAGAGCTTACAGTCATCTCGATTTTGACTCGAAGCATTTGCAATACCTCTGCTTGGCGGACCGTTTGATCGTGAATCTATCCGCTATGACTGAAGAGTCATACCGGCGTATTCACGGAAAGGCAAGCGGATCACTGGAAAATTTGCTAAAGCACTTGGACAGGCTGTTGGTTTCCAGGCGCAAATATGGGAAACCCAAGATTGTGCTGACATTCATTGTGTATGATCACAATTATAAGGAAATGCCCGCCTTCCTGGACCTTGCCCAGCAGCGCGGGGTTGACAGGGTCTACATTCGGTTTTTTAAGGCAACTGAAGAGATGAAAGAGTTGGTGTTTTCAAATGATTCGCTATCGGCGCTACGCGAGATTGTTGAAACCGCGCTGGGAGTCGGGTACACATTTGAACACAATCTTGAAAATTTAAGAAATATTGTTGTCCATGGTCACCAGCTTGAAAATATCGTCGCGCTAAAGCCGACGCCCATGAATAATGACCGTCTGCTTGTCTATGACGCGACCGGAGGGGAAAAAGTCCATTGCCAGGTAGGATGGTTTTATAGTTATATTGATGAGAACGGGCAGGTTGTTGCTCCGTGTGATGGTGTCGGTGTCTGTGTCGCAGGGAATGTCAATGAGCGCCGTTACAAAGCCATTTGGTTTGATAATGACTACCTGCATAACACGCTCAGGGAGGCGTCCGCAGGAATTCACGCCTGTTCCTCCAAATGGCGGGAATGCCGGCATTGCAGTTATGTTCCGGTCAACAAGTTCCTTAATGAGAAAGTTGTCCGCGCGCGCGGCTCAGAAAAAACTTAA